ATTATTTTTTTTCTAAAACATTCAAAGAAAAGAGGCGCTGCCGTTCGCACCTCTTAAAAAATGTAGCTTGCACGCCTAAAATGGACGCTTTATTGTAAAGTTTTTGTGTTTTTTCCGCAGTTTGGAAAAGTGACAAGCATCACATACTGCATACTTGAAATCTGGGTCCAATCTCTTTCCGCATTTGCTGCACTGCTTCGTTCGCATTTTTACATCTGTTTGCAATCGCTCATGCACTTCATCACTAAATGACTCTCTTACTCTTTCCCAATATGTTGCTTCCGTCCTTCTGTCCAATCTGTATAAAAACAGCAAGTGAAGACCGATGGATTTATAGGATAACTCCACATACTCCAGGCTATCTTTATTCATGAACGGTTCCGGCAATTCTTCCCTTGTTACAATCGCTTCCATCGTTTTTTTCCATTGATTTATAAGGGTCTGCTCTTTTGTAGAAAACGGGAGATGTAAAAAGCCATACAAATCATTAACTGTCAGCCTAGCTTCAATCATCGTGTCTTCAATTGTTTCGTACAAAATTTGTTCCTCGCTAAGGGAGGCTTTCTCTGTACCTGCAGGACTTTCAAACTTTTCCCAAAGCTCAAAGAAATGACCCAGCTTGTTGGAATACTTTTGAAATCTCTCCAATATAGAACTGGTTGGAGCAATTGCAAAAGTGTGAACTTGACGATCTTTCCCACCTAAAAGCTTTTCCATTGCTTTAATGTCTCCTGTAAAAGCAACCTTTCCCACATCATACATTCCTTTACGGCCTGCTCGACCAGCAATTTGCTTTACTTCTTGCGAGGTCAGACGTCTGCGGCGCGTACCATCAAATTTTTCATTTTGTAAGAAGACTACCCTTCTTATTGGCAAATTCAAGCCCATTCCGATAGCATCTGTTGCAACAATTACCGTTGTTTCTCCATCTATAAAACGCTGCATCTGCTTTTTTCTTGTTTCAGGAGGCATACTTCCATATATCATGCTGACTTGATGCCCGTTGTTCTGGAGAATCGATGCCGTTTCTAAAACCCGCTTACGAGAAAAACAGACAAGGGCATCCCCTCTTTTTGTATCCCTAAGTGTGAATGGCCGATCTTCAACTTGAAGAGGTGTATCCCTTGTATACTCGTTAATTTCAATTGCCGCATTTCCTAAAAGTTGCAATACCATTTCTCTCATACTAAAGCTTCCGACAATGTGTACTTCATCCGCGTTAGCCTTTGTAATGGCTTTATACCATGAGAAACCTCGGTCTTTATCTGCTATCATTTGTGCCTCATCAATCACGATAACTTCATAATGATCTTTTTCATAAAACATTTCGACCGTACTAGAGAAATGGCTTGCACCTGGAGACAGTTTCTCTTCTTCTCCTGTTTTTAGTGAGCATGGTACTCCATCAGAATTTAATGTGTCGTAAACCTCCAACGCCAATAGTCGCAGTGGAGCAAGATATAATCCGCTTTTTGCTTCTTTCATTCTTTGCAAAGCCTGGAATGTCTTTCCTGTGTTTGTTTCCCCAATATGTATGACATACCTTGTGCTTCTACCGTTCGAAGGGATATACTCCCTTCCGAAAATATCTTCTAACATCCTCTCCTCTTCTTCTTGCTTTCGGCGGATCTCTGCCAAAATCTCCTCTTCTTTTTGATTCCGATCTTTGATATCTCTTTGCAAATACTGCTCATGAATTTCTAAGTTGAAAGGTTGTTCTGCAAGGTCAAGCAAATCCGTAACAAACTCATCTTGTAGTTGTTCCATAAAATCATTGACCAGTAAGTAAAAAGAGTTAGCAAGTAATTTCCTAAGCTTTGATACTGTGAAATCTTGGGATGTCACGGTTTTGTAGTCTGTTAAAATTTCATCTGAGAGCTCATTCACTATTAGTCCCGGTAGAAAACCGAACAGATAATCCGTAATCCTTTTCTCATAGAAAAAATAATATGTCTCATATTCTAAGTATTCCTCATAATAATCAAAGCTCTGATGAACAGCACCTGTCAGCTCACCGAAAAAATCTTTCAAAGTGTGATAGTCAGATGCATCCATAGGGCCAGACTCTTTTAACACATCTTCTCTTCTGTTGGATTCTGTTTCCTCAAACTTCGGGTTATTCTGTAAATCCTCTCTTACCTTCTTGGCAACAAAGTGTCTGACATATAAGAAGTAATTCGCTTGATTTTCTTCTACTATCCTATGAGCAGCCTGATCAACCGTAGCTGTAACATCATCTATGCGAAGTTGTATACGTTTTTCTTCCATTCTTTTTTGAAGATTTTGGCGGGCTTGAAGGTAGTGTTCTTCCCAAACGGATTGGTCCGTAAAAGGAGAATTTTGCAACCACTCTAATGCATTAAAGGATTGATATTCCCTCATTTCATTTTTGAACAGTTGGTTAATAATTTTCTTGTCTACCCCTTCTACTTCGAACCCGCGTGCACTAAGAATCTGTTTTTTCTCTTTTCTGGCGATGTCATTTGTTACTTGATTAAGCCATACATTGTACCAAATCTGTTCAACGTAGTGCCTACGATCTTCTATATATTCCGCGAACGTTGGCAGATCTTCTTTCGTTTCAAAATATTGTTGAATATCTTCTTCAATCTTATATTTTGTTCGATCTAACGATGTAGAATGTATGATGTTTAATTTATCCATGATGAAGTCTCCTTTAGTGTATGTTTAGAGACTTTAGATGTTTGGCTTAATCCATGTCTAAAAGCTCTAGTCTTATGGTTTTATATATCTTTTGATAATTCATTGGTTTTAAACAAAAATCTAATGTTTCCTGCAACATATCATAAGAATATTCCCTTGTCACCAGTTACATCTCATATTTTTAAAACAGAGTAAATTATAGGAAAAAATAGTTGTTGACAATTTTATACCCCGAGCATATAATTTATCTTGAAGTTATAAATCTTGAATTAAAGATACTTTATTAAAAGGGAATTTAGGAGGAATTTTATTATGGCTAAAACAGTATGGAATGTTGACAAATCACACAGTACAGTGGACTTTTCGGTGAAGCACATGATGTTTGCGACAGTTAAAGGCGGATTTCATGAATATGATGCAACAATTGTTGCGGATCCTACAGATTTAACAACGGCTGATATCGAGTTTACAGTAGATGTGGCAAGTATTGATACACGCAGCAGTGATCGCGATGCTCACCTTCGCTCTGCAGATTTCTTTGATGTGGATAACCATCCGAAAATGACTTTTAAAGCAACATCCATTGAAAAAACAGACGATAATGAATACAACGTAACAGGAGACCTTACTCTTCGTGGTACGACAAAATCTGAAACTTTCTCTGTAGTATTCGAAGGAACTGGTCAAGATCCTTGGGGAAATGAAAAAGCAGGCTTTGCAGTCGAAGGAAAACTTAAGCGCAGTGACTATGGTTTAACGTGGAATGCTCCACTAGAAGCCGGTGGTGTACTTGTTGGGGATCAAATCAAGATAGCATTACAATTACAAGCAGCAAAGGGATAAATATAAAAAGGGAATTGCTTCATAATGGCAATTCCCTTTTTGTTTATTCTTGTATTTCTTCCCAGATTAAAACCGCTACTTGCACGCAAGTTATAGAAGGTAAATCGGTGGAAAAAGAAGCGTCCATAGTCTGTTTAATATACACCCCTAATTTATCGACCGAGTCAATTTCATCTAGCGCATCTACAATTTTATCAATTTCTAACCGGTACCTATCTTCCCCCGCTCCCATTGCAAGGAGGTCCATCGGATCCCATTCATTGATATTTTTGGTGACGATTTCTTGTTTTTTCTTCCTAGATACACCAATAAAACCTTCCATCTATAACACCTGCCCTAGTTAGTTTGAAAGAGCCTCATAAAATTTGTTCGTCAATTCTATTGTGTATCTGCTTCCACCTCTGTCAATTACATCCTCAATCAACATGGCAGTCAATAATGTCGGGTCCTTCTGATCGTAAGAGACCCATAATCCATTTTCTAATCGTTCTTCTTTCTTAATCTCAGCTGTACCGGTCTTTCCTGCAATCTCACGGCCTGGAACATTTGCCACACTGGATTTCCCTTCTGTAACAGTCTTTCTTAGATTGTTCTGAAGGAGTTTTGCATTCTCAGGTGACACAATATCCTTCCATACTTCAGAAGTTTCTTCTTCCAGCAGTAATGGCTTCATCATCGATCCGTCATTTACTACTCCACCATAAATGCTTGCTAGGTGTACGATGTTCAATAAGATTTCACCTTGTCCATAAGCGGTGTGGGCCAATAGGACCTCATTGTCGAGGGATCCGGAGTTGGAAATTTGAGAATCACTTACTGGTGGATAAGAGAAAGGAAGTTCTTCTCCAATACCTAATTTCGCTAAACCTTCCTCAAATTCCTCTATTCCAATGTCAATCGCAGCTTTAGCAAAATAAATATTGTCTGAATTGTTCAATCCACTCACTAAATCTACTTTTTTATCGTCTTCATAGACCCTTGTTACTTTACTGCCCCCGATATCCCATTGCTTGTCAGGAATATCATATTGGTGGTTCGGGTCAAGTTTCCCGCTTTCGAGACCGATAATGGAAGTTAGGAGTTTCATGGTGGAACCTGGGGAATACGTACTACGAAAGCGATTTTCACTTGCGTTTATCCCTGCTTCCTTTAATTCATCCAGCCTCTTTTTCTTGCTCATTGATGTTCCCATAGTTACAGTATTCGGGTCATATGCGGGCGTACTCACAAGACTTAATACCTTTCCGGTACTTGGGTCAATCGTAGCTGCTTGCCCGGCATCATCTTTCATGACATCATACAATTTCTGTTGTATGTTCGCATCAATTGTCAATGTAATGTCTTTGCCACGTTCTGGCTCTGTTCTAGCTATTGTTTTTTCCGTGCCGTCTTCTTTTACTTGTGTTACTTCTAAGCCTTTCTTTCCTTTTAGTTCTTTTTCATACAACCCTTCAATTCCGGTGACACCTAATCTATCACCTTGTTCATACCCTTGAAAGTCTTCTAAATCCTGCGCGGTAACCTCATCTATATAGCCAACTAAATGAGCTGTTGCTTCTGCGAATGGATAAACGCGTTCAATTGATCTTCCATTTGTAACTCCTTCAATTTCTATTAGTTCTAAAACCAAATCTCTGTCGTTTTCTCGGAAGTCTTTAATAGGCATGGCATAATCAGGCTGTGCCCAGCTTAATGTATAAAGGCT
This window of the Sutcliffiella horikoshii genome carries:
- a CDS encoding DEAD/DEAH box helicase yields the protein MDKLNIIHSTSLDRTKYKIEEDIQQYFETKEDLPTFAEYIEDRRHYVEQIWYNVWLNQVTNDIARKEKKQILSARGFEVEGVDKKIINQLFKNEMREYQSFNALEWLQNSPFTDQSVWEEHYLQARQNLQKRMEEKRIQLRIDDVTATVDQAAHRIVEENQANYFLYVRHFVAKKVREDLQNNPKFEETESNRREDVLKESGPMDASDYHTLKDFFGELTGAVHQSFDYYEEYLEYETYYFFYEKRITDYLFGFLPGLIVNELSDEILTDYKTVTSQDFTVSKLRKLLANSFYLLVNDFMEQLQDEFVTDLLDLAEQPFNLEIHEQYLQRDIKDRNQKEEEILAEIRRKQEEEERMLEDIFGREYIPSNGRSTRYVIHIGETNTGKTFQALQRMKEAKSGLYLAPLRLLALEVYDTLNSDGVPCSLKTGEEEKLSPGASHFSSTVEMFYEKDHYEVIVIDEAQMIADKDRGFSWYKAITKANADEVHIVGSFSMREMVLQLLGNAAIEINEYTRDTPLQVEDRPFTLRDTKRGDALVCFSRKRVLETASILQNNGHQVSMIYGSMPPETRKKQMQRFIDGETTVIVATDAIGMGLNLPIRRVVFLQNEKFDGTRRRRLTSQEVKQIAGRAGRKGMYDVGKVAFTGDIKAMEKLLGGKDRQVHTFAIAPTSSILERFQKYSNKLGHFFELWEKFESPAGTEKASLSEEQILYETIEDTMIEARLTVNDLYGFLHLPFSTKEQTLINQWKKTMEAIVTREELPEPFMNKDSLEYVELSYKSIGLHLLFLYRLDRRTEATYWERVRESFSDEVHERLQTDVKMRTKQCSKCGKRLDPDFKYAVCDACHFSKLRKKHKNFTIKRPF
- a CDS encoding YceI family protein, whose protein sequence is MAKTVWNVDKSHSTVDFSVKHMMFATVKGGFHEYDATIVADPTDLTTADIEFTVDVASIDTRSSDRDAHLRSADFFDVDNHPKMTFKATSIEKTDDNEYNVTGDLTLRGTTKSETFSVVFEGTGQDPWGNEKAGFAVEGKLKRSDYGLTWNAPLEAGGVLVGDQIKIALQLQAAKG
- a CDS encoding DUF1871 family protein, with the translated sequence MEGFIGVSRKKKQEIVTKNINEWDPMDLLAMGAGEDRYRLEIDKIVDALDEIDSVDKLGVYIKQTMDASFSTDLPSITCVQVAVLIWEEIQE
- a CDS encoding penicillin-binding transpeptidase domain-containing protein, producing the protein MKKILFMIIMLFILAGCTKEPVNPYEVLNAYITTWEEQDFSSMYEEYLQSESKENVPQQLFEEKHKEVYDLFEMENLKIEVLDQEVEWEEQETVTIPGKITYDTFARKIDYEVYFVLNKVLDEEENEQWYIQWEPSFIFPEYDLTDEFVIDYTKATRGEILDSKGNKLAANEEVMNLQIVPGKFNEERDLAKLADMIDMSEEEITSLYTLSWAQPDYAMPIKDFRENDRDLVLELIEIEGVTNGRSIERVYPFAEATAHLVGYIDEVTAQDLEDFQGYEQGDRLGVTGIEGLYEKELKGKKGLEVTQVKEDGTEKTIARTEPERGKDITLTIDANIQQKLYDVMKDDAGQAATIDPSTGKVLSLVSTPAYDPNTVTMGTSMSKKKRLDELKEAGINASENRFRSTYSPGSTMKLLTSIIGLESGKLDPNHQYDIPDKQWDIGGSKVTRVYEDDKKVDLVSGLNNSDNIYFAKAAIDIGIEEFEEGLAKLGIGEELPFSYPPVSDSQISNSGSLDNEVLLAHTAYGQGEILLNIVHLASIYGGVVNDGSMMKPLLLEEETSEVWKDIVSPENAKLLQNNLRKTVTEGKSSVANVPGREIAGKTGTAEIKKEERLENGLWVSYDQKDPTLLTAMLIEDVIDRGGSRYTIELTNKFYEALSN